Sequence from the Flavobacterium sp. J372 genome:
TTTGATTGCTAAAAGTATTTCCCTTTGGTGTGTGTACTAGATAAATATCATTAACCAACTCCTGTAATCTTGTAATCTGTGCTGAAGTAATTTGCGGCAAAGCCATTATGGAGATAATAACTATCGACCTAATTAGTTTTAGCCGTGCAGGTTCCTGGTCGTCGCGAACAATGTGGTGGGATGACATTTTGGTTTAGTTGAAAGTTAGAAAGTTGTAAAGTTAGAAAGATAGCTGCAAGCTACAAGAGTCTTCAATAAAAAAGCCACCTTTTCAGGCAGCTTTTGTTTTCAATCCGAAGTTCCCCCTTTGGGGTTAGGGGGCTATAGTATACGTCAAATCACTTACTTCACCAAGCCTGAAATATCCCAGGGCATAATTATCTTCATTGGTCTGGTTCACCATGTTGCTGCGCAGTGTAGTTGGCGGCGACTGGAACGGCCCTGAGCCTGCACCGCCTTCAGCCATCGAAATAAGTATTTGCATGTAATTGTAGTAGCGCTGTGAGATGCCGTAGAGCCTCATCCGCAATTGCTGACCCGGCGCAAGGTCTTCATCACTGAAAATACCAAACATCTGGTTGCCCTGGAAAAATTTGTCTTCAATTACGTCATAATCCGGGTAGGGCAGCCCTGCCCAGTCAAACCTGTACATATACCAGTTATCGGTTGCGCCGTTGTCAGGGTAAAAAAAGCGCACTTCCACATCTTCGTTAAGGAAACCGCCCTCATTATCCTGTACAATTTCTTCAATATCAGGGGTTGGGTACAGCATTTCCGTAGCGCGGTAGGTCTGCCCCTCAGATATTACAGTAAGCGTATAGTTTTCGCCAATAACAGGTATAAAATTTGTGCAGTTGTAGTTGCCGGTGCCCGGTTGCTCTATAAAATCGAAAACGGTTCCGGCGCTGTTTGTTATATATACGGTAGCGCCAGACACTACCGGTATTTGGGGATTGTAATAACCTGTAGTTGTTGTTAGCCTGATTGTCTGTTCATTACCTGTTGTGCCTTTCACCCAGTTTATAGAAGCATCAATAACCAGGCGGGGCGCAGCTGTTTCCAGGTCAACTTCAACTACTTCCTCGCAGGAAGCGGTTAAAAATAATATCGGGAATAATAACAAGAATATCTTTTTCATAGCATTAAAATCTGAAGTTATACGTTACACTCGGGATGATTCCGAAAATCGACAGCCTCTTGGCCTCATTTGCGCCTGTATCTTCGTTTTGTGTGAATGTAAAAGACGCCGCATTCTGGCGGTTGTAAAGGTTATAGATGCTAAACACCCATTCACCCTGCCAGCCTGTTTTCTTTTCGGGTTTTGGCGTGTACGTTGCTGAAACATCAAGGTGGTGGTAGGCCGGGAGCCTGTCTTCATTACGCGGACCGAAATTTGGGATGTTCAGGTCACCGTAACGATAATACCCGTTAGGGAAGGTTGCTGTCAACCCTGACTGTAATGCGAATATCGCCCCAAATGACCATTTATCGGTGTACTGGTATGTGCTTGTTATTGAGAGATTATGTGTTTTGTCATAACCCGCTCTGTACCAGTCACCATTATTTATAC
This genomic interval carries:
- a CDS encoding DUF4249 domain-containing protein, with the translated sequence MKKIFLLLFPILFLTASCEEVVEVDLETAAPRLVIDASINWVKGTTGNEQTIRLTTTTGYYNPQIPVVSGATVYITNSAGTVFDFIEQPGTGNYNCTNFIPVIGENYTLTVISEGQTYRATEMLYPTPDIEEIVQDNEGGFLNEDVEVRFFYPDNGATDNWYMYRFDWAGLPYPDYDVIEDKFFQGNQMFGIFSDEDLAPGQQLRMRLYGISQRYYNYMQILISMAEGGAGSGPFQSPPTTLRSNMVNQTNEDNYALGYFRLGEVSDLTYTIAP